The Anoplolepis gracilipes chromosome 7, ASM4749672v1, whole genome shotgun sequence genome segment tgatGTTATAATGGAAAAGTaccattatatattacatatacttcAAATGTTtccttttcaaaaaaaattgtttattatcacGTTTATTAAATGCCGGAATATCAATTCGCGATCGCGATTCTATACTCTTTCTTGCGTAATTAATCAGGAATTTGATCGTTACTTTGAGTGTTgtacttattataaatacgtatTGTTCAGCGTGTTTGGCGcaagaaattgttttttatatcgagTCTGTGCCTAGTAATTTGAGAGtcttagtaaaataaaataacgataGGTAAGTATCTTTACTAATAATGTTGGTATATATTGTGTAactaataattcatttattaaggCAATTTTGCTCTCTTcgtctcttctcttctcctctctttccttttttcctttttttacatttttgagaCAAAAAATGgcataaatatggaatatgaaataaagtattttgttaatagatttattaacagattcagggtgtctactcaaattttgtaaaaaaattccctgattttccaagtaattttatttaaaatttcgagtaaagaaaatattttatatttttcaaattttaatacaactttctctaaaataaatttctttattacatgtattctctaatgttttttatttatacaaaggaAAAACACAGAGCCTCTCAAGTTTCaagtgttaaatttataaatgtactaaaaaaactgaataaatcTTCTGATCGTAAGATAAGCATTTTCAAGCATGAGTCGCGGTTGCCTTATTACGTCATCGTTTTCGTCAATTTTGGGCCAAGAAACGTTCGCGATGTTTTTTCTGTGTCCCCCTCTCCCTTTTGCTCCgcgacaaattaatataagtaatttttttctacacggagaaaattttcaacGATACCaacgagagaggaagagagaggggaggggggggagagagagagagagagagagagagaattgaaaaaaatatatacgaatatcTATTGTTTACCTGTTAtgcagttaaataaatatatacttattaataataaaacgtgtgtgtgtgtgtgtgtgtgtgtgtttatctGTTATATTTATGAACTGTTGCGAGAGTCGTTCTTAGAAAGATATAATCTCGCAtagatatgattttataagcagataaaagtgaaattaatCTTAACGTAATACATCTAATGCATATCTTCACTGTTGTATGtaatttacaagattttatGTCCTACGTTACATTTGTACTACATTaacaaaaagtataattatataaattaattaccgAGATAAACGTTGAAAATCTGCGATCCCAGAACGCGTTCAAGATACAACAAAATAGATAGGTATATAACATTCCCGTTGGATGTGCAACGTGCAACTAACAATTCAAACTTCAAATTCAAACGTGCTTTGACCAATCAGGAATAGTCTTAAATATGAAAGTAACATGATTGCGAAACTGCTATTGAAATTCGGATCTTGGATATCATTTCTGATTGGCTAGAGCATGGGCGCATTCAGCGGACTCAACTGCTTGATGGTATTCGAATGTGATTGGCTCTTACTTTTAGAACCAACAAATCAACGTCGAGTGTTGGCGGGAAATCTAGTAACGTTACCCAACTGTTGTCTCCGCtgaattatatcatatttctttatcatgAACATGTTCTACAGAGTGTATGATATATGCCAGTCATCAGTGCCATGGATGCCATGGATCATGGTTGAATGTAATTTCAATTAACTAACCTAGAAAAAAAGAGCTGGAAGTGCGAGGAATTGGAGCAGAGATAAAtaggaataatatatatatatatatatatatatatatatatatatatatatatgtgtgtgtgtgttttatagAGCTTATCGTAAAAgctcaacatttttttcagtgaTTGCGACTATTTATTAGTATCGATAATAATTTCAGTGTGATTTGTATATAGTAAGCATTAGTGTTACGTTTAATAAGGCAAAATGGGAGGCGGAGATttggtaataatttattataaaacaatatcaaGACATTACGTTTGCCATACTTTTCGACTAATAAAGGCAAAATCATTCTGTTCTAGAATTTAAAGAAATCGTGGCATCCATCTACTATGAAAAACATAGAGAAGGTAAGAGAAGCGGAGCAGCAAAacaatgaagaaaataaaaggataGCCGAATTAAAGAGACAGATTGAAATGGAGAAAGATCGGGAAGATATGACAAAGTATGCTATGGAGCAAGgtgtaatagaaaaaaaggatgATAAGAAATTGGATTGGATGTATAAAGGACCGAATCAAATGGTTAGTAGGGAGGAATATCTACTGGGGAGACCAGTTGACAAGGCCTTTGAACAAATGCAACAGCTAGAGAAAGAGGCGGACTTGACTAAAGCCCCAAAAAATCATGTTGAATATGGTAaaagttttatcaatatttgttgttattcaagaaaaattttatgatatttatgataatttttattttgccatTTATGATACTtatctttttgatttttatacaatacttacgatcctttttattttgtcattagAATGCATTCCACCTTCGTTGCGATTTTTCTCCGGTAATGAACAAGTTGATTTGGTTAGAAAAATGCAAGAGGATCCTCTATACaccataaagaaaaaagaaatggaaaGTAGGAGTCAGCTTCTGAAAAATCCTGTCAAATTGAAACAACTCAAAGAATTGGTAAGtgattattaatactttatccttatctatatgaaatatatcattCATCTACACATATGCGTATATTATACAGCTAGAACAGCAatcgcataaaaataaaagcgagaagaaaaagaaaaagtcaaAACAAAAGGATAGCAGTGAGGATGAGTTGGATAAGTTGCTAGCGACTAAATATAAGCAATTAAAAGACAATATTAGCGAAGAAGATCTGCTaaaatcaatgaaaaaaataaaaaataaacgaaagaaaaagtCAAAAAAGCATAGTCACGATTCAGAAAGCGAATCGGACAGCAGTAACGATGACGCTTCTGTTAAGAAAAAACGACGCAAACAGAGAAAAAAACGAAGGAAAAGTACAAGCGATAGTGATAGTGACAGCGACAGCACTGAAAGCAGTAATGAAGATGTCCCACAAAGAGAAGATCCCTCACGTGAgaagaaaagtaataaaaaggaaTATGATAGGAAATgtttgagaaataatatagagatagacaatgataaatttagaaaaaggaCATTAAACAAACATAGAGATCCAAAGTATGAGAAAAGTAGAAAACAGGAGGAATacaacagaaaatataaacgGCGATATGAACAAAGCGATATGCAAAGGGATAGTTCAAAGGATAAATACAGAAATGAAAGAAGATATTCTATGGAGAAACGAAACGACGCAACAGTGAgcgataaacttttttttacttttaataataacgttatctttataaataataatagatagtTTTTGAAACTTTGTACTTATGTGGGTTCTCAAgtcattttaaaaagaaaatatatctttcttttgacatatgttattatttgctgaaaatgtaaaaatgaatcttatatcttcatattataattattatctaaatatttaattttatagatactaAATAGCGGAAGATATAAGTCTACCTCTGATGTTAGTCGCATGAAATTGAAAGAGGATAGAAAAGAAGATCAAAAATATAGACcgaaagcaaaatcgagcctTACCGAGGAGGAAAAGGAACAACGACGGCAAGAGATGATGGCAAACGCAGCGTGGCgcgataaagagagagagaaaaatgtaaaaatgtatcacgaggaagagaggaaggaaatacaaaataattcatacaaCAAGGATTTTATCAGGTACATTCATTAGACACGTTTCGCGCtcaaatgtatacatatatcttcgCGAAATGGATAtaatatacgaatatataaaaaataaatttggatattATTTGATGTTACGTCGATTAAAATATGGCATTTGTTATAGGAAACAACTGGTTGTCGCGACAGAAATGGGTACTGTCGCATCTAGGATCAAAGCCAATATTAACAACATACAACGTTCCGGTCGCGCAATGGACATGAATTTCGCCAAGAGATGACTTTTATCTATAATCATAtgctttttacaattatactttatacatttttgtataggatatgtatatatatgaatattttaatagatattttaaaatatacgtatatacatcaTCTGAGAGAGCGAAAACTTTGGATCGAAACTTTGTCCACTCTTTATATCATTGCTGTCTTTCATCTATGAATctgataatacatatatacacggcGAGATGTATATTACACGCCTCTACATGTAATACTTTcttttactattaaattttagtattaaataatctttcagATCTTTAGCTTTTAGCTTTTTTGACAACTCAGATcgttatgtaattttacacatttctcGCGGTGATTCAATGACATCACTAGGATCTACGATAGTAGTCATGCAACCACCGGTAAGAACGTTGTTGACTACGGCCCTGGCAAGATATCCCGTGGTCACTGAGTAATGTGCAGAGAAAAAGAACGATTTATCATCGATGTTTGATAAATTGTGATCCTGTGAACAAACggcaaaaatttaagtttaaaaaaacgtaaacgtttgtaatatttatattaccttGCAATACATGATGAAGCTATCTTCCACAAGTTGGTTGAGATGCAGCTGGTTCTGGAAACTCAATTCCGGATTCCGAAGCAAGATGGTCGATACAATACTCAAGAGCTgtaaaaggatttttttttttttaatgtgaaCATCGGTAGCTATGGTTTCTTATACCAACTTTTTTTCCCTCGATATTCGGATTTCTTGTATTtgcgatattttatatgtttgcaGTCGAGTAAATAAGTATacagaaaagaagaaaaaaagagagataacaACATTTGTTAAAATCGCTTACCTCAACTACGATCTGACGGTATTCCGGCATCTGTATGTGATGTAGCAAGGACTCGACGAGCAAGGCAAACGTGATCTCGGAACGTGTCATGCTGGACACGGTAGGCTGCTGAGGCAATTCGCGTCCGTTCACTACGATACCATCGGGACAGCGCATCAAAACTTCCCATACTTGATTATAAAAGTGTGCCGGTACTCGGCATAAGCAACCTTCAATTTTCCGGCGGCCAAGCACTGTCAGACTTCATATTGGTAatacgataaatattattatcaaggaATATTACATCtcgtacaaaattaataatttaaagcacGTTACATACTTTTCTGTATGGGCCCATTCCTTGACAGTCAATACTTTGATGAGAAACTGCCGAATTTCGTAAGGACTGTAATTTTCGATCGGCTTAGCGTTCTTCACAAACATTTGCAAGTAGAGCTTCATCGCTTCCAAAACCCATCTAAACGTCATTTGAATGATGATTaagctttgtttttttttttcttttttgtagtaagaaaatattattttttaaaaatgatacttTACCCGATACGTATTTTTAGTATGCCTTTGAACATCTCTGGATTAGTACCAATAAGTCTACCGCAGTACAGCAAAATTTCTTGCTGAAGCACTGCCTGCACTACATTGTGCGGTTGTATCGTGGAATACATTACCGATTGTATTTCCGCCGGCGTCATCGGTTTGTCGAATACCGTTTCTTCCTGTCCGATCACGCCCACCGCGATCTAATGCCACATTGACGATAAAttccaattaaattaaaaaaattaaattaaaagtctaTATATTGTTACCTGTTTTCCCTTGACTAGTACTCCAGTAATAAAAGGACTGATGCTGTCTACTGTATGATTCAATAAACTGCTGCAGTAACGTATAGCCATCCAGAATCTTAAGGATCCAGCTTGTTGATATAACGATCTCAAACTATCACGGACtggaaaatgatgaaaaattacGATTAACTCCAGTCAAAAATCATGAACGAGAAATAAAGTCCAAGAAaatgagagaagaaaaaaaaatacaaaatacctATCGTTCCGTTAATTTCGTAATAAATTCCTTCTCGTTTTACTAAGATACCGTACAATTGACACTTGGCGTATAGACCAATGCTATTGCGAAGTTCATTTAATATGTTGCTCAGAGGTTCATTTATCATATGctgaaaagtatattattatcacttatgtttatttaattaaaaatttaactgtgtagtattaaaacaattttcgtACAGAATAATCAGTTACGTCTTCCGCGTAAGCAATGGCTCTTGGGACATCCGTAAGACTTTGATAACCAATATAATCGTGCTGCAATTGTCTAAATTGCGTTAGATCCAAATCTGTTTCCATTGTATTTACAAAGTCCAGatgctctatatatatatatatatatatatatatacaatataaattatgatattacatCATGTCATACTCGCACAaaccgtaaaaaaaaatcactcgATCtatcgaatttttctaataacaaatgttttatattatagatgcaaaattttatagattttcatagtctaatttttttatgaactaTTCGttcatcttttatatacatagaaatcAACTTTAACATGTACATTACCGATGCAAGAGGATGAAATCAGATTTTGTAGACGGCCGATGCGTACTTTCGTCTTATCGCAGTAGCCTTTCTTCAACATCGCAAAGAGATCCaacatctttttaaattgCGGATCTCTAGacaaatttttacaagaattaaaaagaCACAACCacgatcaatatatatatatatatatatacatacaagtatGCAAACTTACCGCATGTGTTCTTCTCGTATTAAGAGACAAACGGTGGGTCGGCCAGAGAGACGCCAATACTTGCCCACAAATTGCAATTCTGTTTTAATGTCATCGATCAATAGAGCCATGTCtctgtacaaataaaattcgGACACCTCGAAAATCAAAGGATAACAGAGCACCGTCATACCACAGACTCTATACACCTGCTCATGTAAAAGAATTCATTcgttaatagattttattattatattacttatatatattactaatattatttaatattgtaattattatgtttttaaatattgtattttattttacgtattaCATCAGTattgtttatacatacatatatatatatatatatatatatatatatatatatatatatatatatatatatatataaagacatatatttgtttaataaaagaaaatacaaaatttttttatgacacaTACCTTACTTGTACCTAGAGAACCTATAGGTCGCGCTGGTCGTCCTTGGAGATTTAGCTTTTTATTCACTCCCAGCTTTTGATAAACCTTCACCAATTGAGTGGAAGAAAGAATCTGAACGGGCTCGACTTCATGTGGCGTTTGCGTCTGAATACCGTACGTGGCCATCATAGCTTGCAATCGCATAGATTCTGCGATCAGAACTATTTGTACTACTAGGTCGGTGTGAGTGCcctgatataaaaaagatacagCCAGtgttcataaataaaaaaaagtcatcaagaatatttttcaaatcataCGACATTGAAAATAGCagttgtttaaattttcaatcgtCGTGTGTATGCAATTTTGCATGAACTTATAAcaggctttaaaaaaaaataaaataagtaaaaaatattgcaaacaagaaacacatttttaatgGTGATATATGTTGCAtgctttttttgcaaaaatataacatcAAGGAGCAATAAAGGCTGTAGCCGGAGAAGCATACAAAAAATGCCCCCgacgagttttcaaataatacttggCCTGTCatttcattgtaaaaaaaaaaaattcctcaaAATTTAAACtccttaactttattatttctcaagttgtcgagaaaaatgtcatttttagtttttatttttcttttccgtaaatatttgagatgatcTTTCATATCGTTTTTTCCGGATACTTATTAATCACAATTTTCCGTcctattacaaaaaaatcataaaaaaaagattttccatattttcattatgttGTACcaacttgaaaaaattgaaaaaatttgagagtattgagagtatatgacatataaaaggagtattctataaaaatcgaGCTTTCATtcgagattaatgaaaaaaatattttcttttgtgtatcttgttgataaatgtttagaaaaaaatcgatatgaaatcatatcaaatatttagagaaaagaaaaataaaaactgaaagtaacgtttttctcgataacttaagaaataaaataaagttaggaagctgaaattttgaggaaatttttttttacagtgaggACATGACAAGCCAAATGTTTTTGAAAACTCGTCGAGGGCACTTTTAGTATGCTTATCCGGCTATagccttttttcaaataacagCATCATTctttcaaagaaaaagaaaaagaacgtTCTACATATAACAGgcatatacattaaattactTACAATGCTGGGCTTTGCCTGTGTGGaacataacataaaaaattattaacttttgatcacaaattgtggaaaaaaatatttcttaaatcagttaaatatctcttaaaatcattatcgatatgatatagatattatttcaaGTAGCTACATATACAGTGCATCATTTAATTTCGGAACGAGgaaaacgaaatatataaactttatacatttttttctttttacctgGAAAGCGGAATATCTTCCGGCTCGCCTCGGACGATTGTACGATGGTAGATATCGACGTATCGGATCTAACTCGTTAATATGCAAAAGGCCGGCGGTGAGCAGCTGCGCGATCACAAACATAGCTTGATTCCACAGGTACATCGGCACAGTATCGTGATCTGTAGATCTAGTAGTAGTACCTCTCCCTTCGTCGCTCGGCAAACGATAAGCGCTGCACGGTTCATTTCTTTCAGCTTCCAAATTTTCAACAGGTACATAATAGTACATGGGGATCACTGGATCTAtgggaataaaataaatcttattattacgGAGCTATACAACTCATACATAGGtgattatcaaagataattatagATGCGTTATAAGATATTACTTGCAGGATAAAActcaagttaaaatattatttagtacCTCCACTGGAATCTTTGTGCACTCTCGCTTTCAGTAAGTTCTGATACTCCTCCACTTGCTCCGGCAGACTTTTGAATACGCCGTCTATTATCATGAAGATATAAAACAGCGGCCATTCACACTCGATACTATCGAAATCCTATCAAAGAAAGATATtgttattcgattaaaattaataaattttcatgcaGAGGTAAACTTCTGTGTTTAAGTGATGGATGTGAGCGATTCTACAATAACAGTACAAATTTTGAAAGACCTTGATTTCTCCAGGTTTATAATATCGTCGCTGTTTATTTTCTAGCACTGTTTTATAACCGTCTCTTCCGAATCGTTTAAAGCCATAATTGCCTTTCAGTCTGCCGACTATGTTTGCCTTGGTCTCATTGTACAGGACTTCCTCATGAGTCGCAAAGGCAGGGAAGGAAATTGTTGGTAGTAAAGCAGCATCTACGCTCTGAAAATCagtaaaatatcgtaaaaattaaGTGGAGAATTTTGtgcatttgaatttatttacctTTGAACTAGATTCTCTTGGAAGCATCGTCTCGAAGATACTGCGATTACGATTGTGAGCATCAATATCGACGTATATCACGGACCAGGACGCGCCCTTTTCCCCGAATAAATTACAACCATTGATCGCCTCCAGTGCGCTCTTGGCGATGCCGATAGAGCTGGCATGAATTTCTGGAGTTCCATCGTTATATCGACTTCCACGTTCCCACATGCCGTAATCCGGGGTACGATACGCCCTCTCAACATAGTACACTAGATTTTGCACAAAGGCCACTTCGTCttgcgtatatataatttgtagacCGGAAGAAATCATTTGCACCAAGAATATTAAGTAAAGGGATACAATGTCAATCTAAACACACGCatagaatagaatataatgttcaataaagtaaaaatttgaaacagcaaatacatattttttgataaataaatatatatatatatatatatatatatatatatatatatatgtactattatatattagagaattttattaattgaaaaaagcataatttttgttaaacgcTTACTTGTAAATGATGATAGTTGGCATCCTTGTAAATTTCATCGCCAGTGTCTAAGTGAAATTTGCAGTGCAATGCATACCGATCACATTGATTTTTCTTGAAGAGCTCTATTCTGGAGGATTGCTTTATCCAACATTCCAAGATACCCCGCATACATTTAATCGCGGATTGTCCCAGCTCGTAGGATTTTCCGCGATCATCGTCAATACGCCTGTACGCTTGATACAAGCTCCATATTGCAGCAGCACAGTATATACTTTCGCGTACACTGCCAATCTTTCGATCGGTCGAGATTTGCGGAAATAAGCCCGTTATGCAGCTCTGATAACGCAACAGTTGCCGTTTAACGATTCCGTAATATATATCCAGTTGTCTGACAGTATCCTCGTAGTTCGATATCTTGAGAAACATATCGGCATCTATATCTATCACGCTGCCTTGCCGCATATTTCTAATTTGTGTAATTCtgcaaaaagttaataatttttatcgagaaaattattattcgtatatatTATCCAATTTGACAAACCTTTTCGTGCTTGACGATGTTGTTAATAAAGTAGCCATTTTACATCTTCTTTTATCTATACAAGTTATTTTTAGTTCAACGATGAACAGCTACATCtctatattattgataattatatttactccAAGTATGTCGACATAATATATCGTtgacttaaaatataattaaagtaattaaattgttatatctttcacatttaatatttatttgaaaaataagttAGTCTCTTCATAAAAATCgcagtttgaaaaattgttatttaaattattctttcgaGATTAAAAACACGCGACACTGAAACATAGAGTTAAATTCGCGACACGGAGATGACGGAGATAGATTAATCGCAGAGATCAGCTGCATGGTGTCATGGTGTAAGATGTATCCTTACACCATGCATGGTGTAATTTACATGGTGATTTCAGCGCCATACCGTAGTAGTGGCCAATGCAGTAACTACTAATGCGTTCCTAAGGTAAAGTAAATAGATGAGTCAGACAAGGATAAAAAATCCATCGCTCTGGCTTTGTCTGGCGATACAGGTATACGAGGTTTTACTTTTTACGTGTATTAATTGTAGCGTTCGCGTAATTCGGAAAGGACAGAATTTCAcgatgttataaataaataaataaataaataaaaaattaacctgacccccatatatatattatatataacatgtacctttatttattgaatctgtttttttaataaaatgttttattaagtttgtcatttaattaatttttaatttttttataattaatttaatttgttctacaattatttttatacgacaGAAATACTacgtatatgttttataatgaattaatatatatttgtgttcaaaaattatatttaacttttaattttaatttttattttattaaatgttaacgCACATATACTCAattgtgaattatatatacatgtacatattattttattacatattacatgacgtacaaagtaataaaaaaaactttttttaataaaaaacaaaaaaaaaattatgacagcTCAAGTTTTTTAAACCTAAGATTGAAAATGAcacattattaaatgttatcaatGTTCGTGCTTTAAATCGAACAAAAAAGGCTTTAAAagcacaattatatttaaatttaaattgtaataaaaactcTAAGAATCTGAAAAGTTGTGGGAACACGATTtgtgtcaaatattaaaaacattctttCTTGTcgtttcttttacatattgtCTCTCCACACTAAACataatcgattttatttatttctaaagcaGAGACTAATCATCCTTTAAGACTGAAACGTGTTCGTCTCTTTACGTATCATTATTTTTGGGCATTAATATAAACAGAATCTCGTTGTATTCCAAAGAAAATCGTTTTACATTTCACTATAAATCAATAGGAATATATTTCCGCTCTGTTTttataaacacatatattcaatatactctttctttatgtttatagatttcgttataaattattgcggACGTAAGATGTaaggtatttaaaaatataagttatgATTTCTTATGCGCCTATATAAACGTTCAATCGGACGATTTCTTAAGCCAATAGATCCtaagagcaataaaaaatat includes the following:
- the LOC140667614 gene encoding probable phosphorylase b kinase regulatory subunit beta isoform X1, with amino-acid sequence MATLLTTSSSTKRITQIRNMRQGSVIDIDADMFLKISNYEDTVRQLDIYYGIVKRQLLRYQSCITGLFPQISTDRKIGSVRESIYCAAAIWSLYQAYRRIDDDRGKSYELGQSAIKCMRGILECWIKQSSRIELFKKNQCDRYALHCKFHLDTGDEIYKDANYHHLQIDIVSLYLIFLVQMISSGLQIIYTQDEVAFVQNLVYYVERAYRTPDYGMWERGSRYNDGTPEIHASSIGIAKSALEAINGCNLFGEKGASWSVIYVDIDAHNRNRSIFETMLPRESSSKSVDAALLPTISFPAFATHEEVLYNETKANIVGRLKGNYGFKRFGRDGYKTVLENKQRRYYKPGEIKDFDSIECEWPLFYIFMIIDGVFKSLPEQVEEYQNLLKARVHKDSSGDPVIPMYYYVPVENLEAERNEPCSAYRLPSDEGRGTTTRSTDHDTVPMYLWNQAMFVIAQLLTAGLLHINELDPIRRYLPSYNRPRRAGRYSAFQAKPSIGTHTDLVVQIVLIAESMRLQAMMATYGIQTQTPHEVEPVQILSSTQLVKVYQKLGVNKKLNLQGRPARPIGSLGTSKVYRVCGMTVLCYPLIFEVSEFYLYRDMALLIDDIKTELQFVGKYWRLSGRPTVCLLIREEHMRDPQFKKMLDLFAMLKKGYCDKTKVRIGRLQNLISSSCIEHLDFVNTMETDLDLTQFRQLQHDYIGYQSLTDVPRAIAYAEDVTDYSHMINEPLSNILNELRNSIGLYAKCQLYGILVKREGIYYEINGTIVRDSLRSLYQQAGSLRFWMAIRYCSSLLNHTVDSISPFITGVLVKGKQIAVGVIGQEETVFDKPMTPAEIQSVMYSTIQPHNVVQAVLQQEILLYCGRLIGTNPEMFKGILKIRIGWVLEAMKLYLQMFVKNAKPIENYSPYEIRQFLIKVLTVKEWAHTENLTVLGRRKIEGCLCRVPAHFYNQVWEVLMRCPDGIVVNGRELPQQPTVSSMTRSEITFALLVESLLHHIQMPEYRQIVVELLSIVSTILLRNPELSFQNQLHLNQLVEDSFIMYCKDHNLSNIDDKSFFFSAHYSVTTGYLARAVVNNVLTGGCMTTIVDPSDVIESPREMCKIT
- the LOC140667614 gene encoding probable phosphorylase b kinase regulatory subunit beta isoform X3, with amino-acid sequence MATLLTTSSSTKRITQIRNMRQGSVIDIDADMFLKISNYEDTVRQLDIYYGIVKRQLLRYQSCITGLFPQISTDRKIGSVRESIYCAAAIWSLYQAYRRIDDDRGKSYELGQSAIKCMRGILECWIKQSSRIELFKKNQCDRYALHCKFHLDTGDEIYKDANYHHLQIDIVSLYLIFLVQMISSGLQIIYTQDEVAFVQNLVYYVERAYRTPDYGMWERGSRYNDGTPEIHASSIGIAKSALEAINGCNLFGEKGASWSVIYVDIDAHNRNRSIFETMLPRESSSKSVDAALLPTISFPAFATHEEVLYNETKANIVGRLKGNYGFKRFGRDGYKTVLENKQRRYYKPGEIKDFDSIECEWPLFYIFMIIDGVFKSLPEQVEEYQNLLKARVHKDSSGDPVIPMYYYVPVENLEAERNEPCSAYRLPSDEGRGTTTRSTDHDTVPMYLWNQAMFVIAQLLTAGLLHINELDPIRRYLPSYNRPRRAGRYSAFQAKPSIGTHTDLVVQIVLIAESMRLQAMMATYGIQTQTPHEVEPVQILSSTQLVKVYQKLGVNKKLNLQGRPARPIGSLGTSKVYRVCGMTVLCYPLIFEVSEFYLYRDMALLIDDIKTELQFVGKYWRLSGRPTVCLLIREEHMRDPQFKKMLDLFAMLKKGYCDKTKVRIGRLQNLISSSCIEKFDRSSDFFLRFVRV
- the LOC140667614 gene encoding probable phosphorylase b kinase regulatory subunit beta isoform X2; protein product: MATLLTTSSSTKRITQIRNMRQGSVIDIDADMFLKISNYEDTVRQLDIYYGIVKRQLLRYQSCITGLFPQISTDRKIGSVRESIYCAAAIWSLYQAYRRIDDDRGKSYELGQSAIKCMRGILECWIKQSSRIELFKKNQCDRYALHCKFHLDTGDEIYKDANYHHLQIDIVSLYLIFLVQMISSGLQIIYTQDEVAFVQNLVYYVERAYRTPDYGMWERGSRYNDGTPEIHASSIGIAKSALEAINGCNLFGEKGASWSVIYVDIDAHNRNRSIFETMLPRESSSKSVDAALLPTISFPAFATHEEVLYNETKANIVGRLKGNYGFKRFGRDGYKTVLENKQRRYYKPGEIKDFDSIECEWPLFYIFMIIDGVFKSLPEQVEEYQNLLKARVHKDSSGDPVIPMYYYVPVENLEAERNEPCSAYRLPSDEGRGTTTRSTDHDTVPMYLWNQAMFVIAQLLTAGLLHINELDPIRRYLPSYNRPRRAGRYSAFQGTHTDLVVQIVLIAESMRLQAMMATYGIQTQTPHEVEPVQILSSTQLVKVYQKLGVNKKLNLQGRPARPIGSLGTSKVYRVCGMTVLCYPLIFEVSEFYLYRDMALLIDDIKTELQFVGKYWRLSGRPTVCLLIREEHMRDPQFKKMLDLFAMLKKGYCDKTKVRIGRLQNLISSSCIEHLDFVNTMETDLDLTQFRQLQHDYIGYQSLTDVPRAIAYAEDVTDYSHMINEPLSNILNELRNSIGLYAKCQLYGILVKREGIYYEINGTIVRDSLRSLYQQAGSLRFWMAIRYCSSLLNHTVDSISPFITGVLVKGKQIAVGVIGQEETVFDKPMTPAEIQSVMYSTIQPHNVVQAVLQQEILLYCGRLIGTNPEMFKGILKIRIGWVLEAMKLYLQMFVKNAKPIENYSPYEIRQFLIKVLTVKEWAHTENLTVLGRRKIEGCLCRVPAHFYNQVWEVLMRCPDGIVVNGRELPQQPTVSSMTRSEITFALLVESLLHHIQMPEYRQIVVELLSIVSTILLRNPELSFQNQLHLNQLVEDSFIMYCKDHNLSNIDDKSFFFSAHYSVTTGYLARAVVNNVLTGGCMTTIVDPSDVIESPREMCKIT